The following proteins are encoded in a genomic region of Kosakonia oryzae:
- the qseB gene encoding quorum sensing response regulator transcription factor QseB, whose protein sequence is MRILLIEDDTLIGDGIKAGLSKKGFSVDWFTEGKQGQAALFAAPYDAVILDLTLPGIDGLDILRHWRSQKRSEPVLILTARDAIEQRVEGLRLGADDYLCKPFALVEVAARLEVLIRRTHGQTQSVLRHGPVTLDPASLIATLEGETLVLKPKEFALLELLLRNAGRVLPRKLIEEKLYNWDDEVSSNAVEVHVHHLRRKLGSTFIRTVHGIGYTLGDA, encoded by the coding sequence GTGCGCATTTTATTGATTGAAGATGACACGCTCATCGGCGATGGCATCAAAGCCGGGCTGAGCAAAAAAGGATTTAGCGTTGACTGGTTCACCGAAGGCAAGCAGGGTCAGGCCGCGCTGTTTGCCGCGCCTTACGATGCGGTGATTCTGGATTTGACGCTGCCAGGCATTGACGGGCTGGATATTCTTCGCCACTGGCGCAGCCAAAAACGCAGCGAACCGGTATTGATTCTCACCGCCCGCGATGCCATTGAGCAGCGTGTCGAAGGTTTGCGCCTGGGCGCTGACGATTATCTGTGCAAACCTTTTGCGCTGGTCGAGGTTGCCGCCCGGCTGGAAGTGCTTATTCGCCGCACCCACGGGCAGACGCAAAGCGTGCTGCGACACGGCCCGGTAACCCTTGATCCGGCCAGCCTGATCGCCACGCTAGAGGGCGAAACGCTGGTATTAAAGCCGAAAGAGTTTGCCCTGCTGGAGCTGCTGCTGCGCAACGCCGGACGCGTGTTACCGCGTAAATTAATCGAAGAGAAACTCTATAACTGGGACGATGAAGTCTCCAGCAACGCGGTCGAAGTGCATGTCCACCACTTGCGGCGCAAGCTCGGCAGCACCTTTATCCGCACCGTTCATGGCATCGGTTATACGCTGGGAGACGCATGA
- a CDS encoding YgiW/YdeI family stress tolerance OB fold protein: MKKISAIIAAIALCSAPAFAANQGGFTGPGSTQQSGGFTGPDSSKATVESAKSLRDDAWVTLRGNIVERLSDDTYLFKDATGTINIDINRKRWNGVTVGPQDVVEIQGEVDKDWNSVEIDVKEIRKVTQ; encoded by the coding sequence ATGAAGAAGATTTCTGCAATTATCGCCGCTATTGCACTGTGTTCCGCCCCCGCTTTCGCGGCGAATCAAGGGGGCTTTACCGGGCCGGGTTCCACGCAGCAGAGCGGTGGATTTACCGGGCCGGACAGCAGCAAAGCCACCGTCGAAAGCGCTAAATCGCTGCGCGACGATGCGTGGGTTACGCTGCGTGGCAACATTGTTGAGCGCCTTTCTGATGATACCTATTTATTTAAGGATGCAACCGGCACCATCAATATCGATATCAACCGTAAGCGCTGGAATGGCGTGACGGTCGGGCCACAGGATGTGGTCGAAATTCAGGGCGAAGTCGATAAAGACTGGAATTCAGTGGAAATCGACGTCAAAGAGATTCGTAAAGTCACTCAGTAA
- the parC gene encoding DNA topoisomerase IV subunit A has protein sequence MSDMAERLALHEFTENAYLNYSMYVIMDRALPFIGDGLKPVQRRIVYAMSELGLNASAKFKKSARTVGDVLGKYHPHGDSACYEAMVLMAQPFSYRYPLVDGQGNWGAPDDPKSFAAMRYTESRLSKYAELLLSELGQGTVDWVPNFDGTLQEPKMLPARLPNILLNGTTGIAVGMATDIPPHNLREVANAAIALIEQPKTTLDHLLDIVQGPDYPTEAEIITSRAEIRKIYQNGRGSVRMRAVWKKEDGAVVITALPHQVSGARVLEQIAAQMRNKKLPMVDDLRDESDHENPTRLVIVPRSNRVDMEQVMNHLFATTDLEKSYRINLNMIGLDGRPAVKNLLEILTEWLAFRRDTVRRRLNHRLEKVLKRLHILEGLLVAFLNIDEVIEIIRTEDDPKPALMSRFGISETQAEAILELKLRHLAKLEEMKIRGEQNELEKERDQLQAILASERKMDNLLKKELQADAAAFGDDRRSPLHEREEAKAMNEHDMQPSEPVTIVLSQMGWVRSAKGHDIDAQGLSYKAGDSWKASVKGKSNQPVVFIDTTGRSYAIDPITLPSARGQGEPLTGKLTLPPGATVEHMIMSSDDQKLLMASDAGYGFVCTFNDLVARNRAGKTLISLPDGAKVMPPLAIDNDDDMLLAITTAGRMLMFPVSDLPQLSKGKGNKIIGIPSADAAKGVDGLAHLYLLPPLSTLTIHVGKRKIKLRPEELQKVQGERGRRGTLMRGLQKIDRVEIDAPSRPTAGDSEE, from the coding sequence ATGAGCGATATGGCAGAGCGCCTTGCGCTGCATGAATTTACGGAAAACGCATACCTGAACTACTCCATGTACGTCATCATGGATCGTGCGTTGCCGTTTATCGGTGATGGCCTGAAGCCGGTTCAGCGCCGCATCGTTTACGCAATGTCAGAGCTGGGGTTGAACGCCAGCGCGAAGTTTAAAAAATCCGCCCGTACGGTCGGCGATGTATTAGGTAAATACCATCCGCACGGCGATAGCGCCTGTTACGAAGCGATGGTGCTGATGGCGCAGCCGTTCTCCTACCGCTATCCGCTGGTGGATGGCCAGGGCAACTGGGGCGCGCCGGACGATCCGAAGTCCTTCGCCGCCATGCGTTATACCGAATCCCGCCTGTCGAAATACGCCGAACTGCTGCTCAGTGAACTGGGCCAGGGCACCGTTGACTGGGTGCCGAACTTCGACGGTACGTTGCAGGAGCCGAAAATGCTGCCTGCGCGGTTGCCGAACATCCTGCTGAACGGCACTACCGGTATTGCGGTTGGGATGGCAACGGACATTCCGCCGCACAACCTGCGTGAAGTGGCGAATGCCGCCATCGCCCTGATTGAACAGCCGAAAACCACGCTCGATCACCTGCTGGATATTGTGCAGGGGCCGGATTATCCGACCGAAGCAGAGATCATCACCTCCCGCGCTGAAATCCGTAAAATTTACCAGAACGGTCGCGGCTCAGTGCGCATGCGCGCGGTGTGGAAAAAAGAGGATGGCGCAGTAGTGATCACGGCGCTGCCGCATCAGGTTTCCGGCGCGCGCGTGCTGGAGCAGATTGCCGCCCAGATGCGCAATAAAAAGCTGCCGATGGTCGACGATCTGCGTGACGAGTCGGATCATGAAAACCCGACGCGTCTGGTGATTGTGCCGCGCTCTAATCGCGTGGATATGGAGCAGGTGATGAACCACCTGTTCGCCACCACCGATCTGGAAAAGAGCTATCGCATTAACCTGAACATGATCGGTCTGGATGGTCGTCCGGCGGTGAAAAACCTGCTGGAGATACTGACCGAATGGCTGGCGTTCCGCCGCGATACCGTACGCCGCCGTCTGAACCATCGTCTGGAGAAAGTGCTCAAGCGCCTGCATATCCTGGAAGGTTTGCTGGTCGCGTTTCTCAATATCGACGAAGTGATCGAAATTATCCGTACTGAAGATGATCCGAAACCGGCGTTGATGTCGCGTTTTGGCATCAGTGAAACGCAGGCGGAAGCGATCCTTGAGTTAAAACTGCGTCATCTCGCCAAACTGGAAGAGATGAAAATTCGCGGTGAGCAGAACGAGCTGGAAAAAGAGCGCGATCAGTTGCAGGCGATCCTGGCTTCCGAGCGCAAGATGGACAATCTGCTGAAGAAAGAGTTGCAGGCTGACGCCGCGGCATTTGGCGACGATCGCCGTTCGCCGCTGCATGAGCGTGAAGAAGCGAAAGCGATGAACGAGCATGACATGCAGCCGTCTGAGCCGGTCACTATCGTGCTGTCGCAAATGGGCTGGGTACGCAGCGCCAAAGGCCATGACATTGATGCGCAGGGTCTGAGTTACAAAGCCGGAGACAGCTGGAAAGCGTCGGTGAAAGGTAAGAGCAACCAGCCCGTGGTGTTTATTGATACCACCGGGCGCAGCTACGCTATCGATCCGATTACGCTGCCGTCTGCGCGCGGCCAGGGCGAGCCGTTAACCGGTAAGCTGACGCTGCCGCCGGGCGCGACAGTTGAGCATATGATCATGAGTAGCGACGATCAGAAGCTGCTGATGGCTTCCGATGCTGGTTACGGCTTTGTCTGCACTTTCAACGATTTAGTGGCGCGGAACCGCGCCGGTAAAACGCTGATCAGCCTGCCGGATGGGGCGAAAGTGATGCCGCCGCTGGCGATCGATAATGATGACGATATGCTGCTGGCCATCACCACCGCAGGGCGCATGCTGATGTTCCCGGTGAGCGATCTGCCGCAGTTGTCGAAAGGCAAAGGCAACAAGATCATTGGCATTCCGTCGGCGGATGCGGCGAAAGGTGTTGATGGTCTGGCGCATCTCTATTTGCTGCCGCCGCTCAGCACGCTGACCATTCATGTCGGCAAACGTAAAATCAAACTGCGTCCGGAAGAGTTGCAGAAAGTGCAGGGCGAGCGCGGACGCCGCGGTACGCTGATGCGCGGCTTGCAGAAAATCGACCGCGTGGAAATTGATGCTCCTTCCCGTCCGACGGCAGGCGATAGCGAAGAATAA
- the plsC gene encoding 1-acylglycerol-3-phosphate O-acyltransferase: MLFIFRIIIVVIYSILVCVFGSIYCLFSPRNPKHVATFGHMFGRLAPVLGLKVETRLPPGAEKFGNAIYIANHQNNYDMVTASSIVLPPTVTVGKKSLLWIPFFGQLYWLTGNLLIDRDNRAKAHGTIAQVVKQIQKRNISIWMFPEGTRSRGRGLLPFKTGAFHAAIAAGVPIIPVCVSTTSNKINLNRLRNGLAIVEMLPPIDVTQFGKDQVRQLATYCHDLMAKKIEELDKEVAEREAAGRV; the protein is encoded by the coding sequence ATGCTATTCATTTTTCGTATAATCATCGTTGTTATTTACTCCATTCTGGTGTGCGTATTCGGGTCAATCTACTGTCTGTTCAGTCCGCGTAATCCTAAGCATGTCGCCACGTTCGGCCATATGTTTGGCCGCCTTGCACCGGTGCTTGGGCTGAAAGTGGAAACCCGTTTGCCGCCGGGCGCTGAGAAATTCGGTAACGCCATTTACATCGCCAACCACCAGAACAACTACGACATGGTTACGGCGTCCAGCATTGTGTTGCCGCCAACGGTGACGGTGGGCAAAAAGAGCCTGCTGTGGATCCCGTTTTTTGGCCAGCTTTACTGGCTGACCGGCAACCTGCTGATCGACCGTGATAACAGGGCGAAAGCGCACGGTACCATTGCTCAGGTGGTGAAACAGATCCAGAAACGCAATATCTCCATCTGGATGTTCCCGGAAGGCACCCGCAGCCGTGGACGCGGTCTGCTGCCGTTTAAAACCGGCGCGTTTCATGCGGCGATTGCGGCGGGCGTGCCAATTATCCCGGTTTGCGTTTCCACCACCTCTAACAAAATCAACCTTAACCGCCTGCGCAACGGTCTGGCGATTGTTGAGATGCTGCCGCCTATTGATGTGACGCAGTTTGGTAAAGATCAGGTTCGCCAACTGGCGACGTACTGCCATGATCTGATGGCAAAAAAGATTGAAGAGCTGGATAAAGAAGTTGCCGAACGCGAAGCAGCAGGCCGGGTTTAA
- the ftsP gene encoding cell division protein FtsP, translated as MSLSRRQFLQASGVALCAGAVPLRANAAGQQPPLPVPPLLESRRGQPLFMTLQRAHWSFATGTRAQVSGINGRYLGPTIRVWNGDDVKLIYSNRLAENVAMTVSGLQVPGPLMGGAARMMTANNDWAPVLPIRQSAATLWYHANTPNRSAQQVYNGLAGMWLVEDEISKSLPVPNHYGVDDFPIIIQDKRLDNFGTPEYSEPGSGGFVGDTLMVNGAQSPYVEVSRGWVRLRLLNASNSRRYQLQMSDGRALHVIAGDQGFLPAPVSVKQLSLAPGERREVLVDMTNGDEVSITCGEAASLMDRLRGIFEPSSILISTLVLTLRPTGLLPLVTDTLPMRLLPSDVLAGTPTRSRDITLGSDPGINGQLWDTQRIDITAQQGTWERWTVRAEMPQSFHIEGVMFLVRNVNGALPFPEDRGWKDTVWIDGQVELLVWFGQPSWPHFPFQFQSQTLEMADRGSVGQLLVNPSA; from the coding sequence ATGTCACTCAGTCGGCGTCAGTTTCTTCAGGCATCAGGAGTTGCGCTTTGTGCAGGCGCGGTGCCGCTGAGAGCAAATGCTGCCGGGCAGCAACCCCCGCTGCCGGTTCCTCCTCTGCTGGAATCGCGACGCGGCCAGCCGCTGTTTATGACGCTGCAACGCGCGCACTGGTCATTTGCAACCGGTACCCGCGCGCAGGTCTCCGGCATTAACGGGCGTTACCTGGGGCCGACTATTCGCGTCTGGAACGGTGACGACGTTAAGCTGATTTACAGTAACCGGCTGGCGGAGAATGTCGCCATGACCGTCAGCGGTTTGCAGGTGCCTGGCCCACTGATGGGCGGTGCCGCGCGGATGATGACGGCGAACAACGACTGGGCGCCTGTGCTGCCGATCCGCCAGAGCGCGGCGACGCTGTGGTATCACGCCAACACGCCAAACCGCAGCGCTCAACAGGTTTACAACGGCCTTGCCGGTATGTGGCTGGTGGAAGATGAAATCAGCAAATCGCTGCCGGTGCCGAACCACTACGGCGTGGATGATTTTCCGATCATTATTCAGGACAAAAGGCTGGATAACTTCGGTACGCCGGAGTACAGCGAGCCGGGAAGCGGTGGGTTTGTCGGCGATACACTGATGGTGAACGGCGCGCAAAGCCCGTATGTTGAGGTCTCGCGCGGATGGGTGCGTCTGCGTTTACTGAATGCCTCCAACTCCCGCCGCTATCAGTTGCAAATGAGCGATGGCCGCGCGTTGCATGTGATTGCGGGCGATCAGGGGTTTTTACCTGCACCCGTTTCCGTAAAACAACTGTCGCTGGCACCTGGCGAACGTCGCGAAGTACTGGTAGATATGACCAACGGCGATGAAGTGTCGATCACCTGCGGCGAAGCGGCGAGTTTGATGGACAGGCTGCGCGGCATCTTTGAACCGTCCAGCATTTTAATCTCCACGCTGGTGCTGACGCTGCGTCCGACCGGGCTGCTGCCGCTGGTGACTGATACGCTGCCGATGCGCCTGCTGCCGTCTGATGTCCTGGCCGGCACGCCGACGCGCAGCCGCGATATTACGTTGGGCAGCGATCCGGGCATTAACGGTCAATTGTGGGACACGCAGCGTATTGATATCACCGCTCAGCAAGGGACATGGGAGCGCTGGACCGTGCGCGCAGAGATGCCGCAGTCGTTCCACATTGAAGGCGTGATGTTCCTCGTGCGCAACGTAAATGGCGCGCTGCCGTTCCCGGAAGATCGGGGCTGGAAAGACACGGTGTGGATCGACGGGCAGGTTGAGCTGCTGGTGTGGTTCGGTCAGCCTTCATGGCCGCACTTTCCTTTTCAGTTCCAGAGCCAGACGCTGGAAATGGCCGATCGCGGCTCTGTGGGGCAACTGCTGGTCAACCCGTCGGCGTAA
- the dkgA gene encoding 2,5-didehydrogluconate reductase DkgA has protein sequence MTHPTVIKLSDGNLMPQLGLGVWKASNEEVVTAIHKALEVGYRSIDTATAYKNEDGVGKALASAGVAREELFITTKLWNDDQKRPAEALQESLKKLQLDYIDLWLMHWPVPAIDHYVDAWKGMIELQKQGLVKSIGVCNFQIPHLQRIIDETGVAPVINQIELHPLLQQRQLHAWNATHKIQTESWSPLAQGGEGVFDQKIIRDLADKYGKTPAQVTIRWHLDSGLVVIPKSVTPARIAENFDVWDFRLDKDELAEIAKLEQGKRLGPDPDQFGG, from the coding sequence ATGACACATCCCACCGTGATTAAGCTTTCCGATGGCAACCTGATGCCGCAACTCGGCCTTGGCGTGTGGAAAGCAAGCAACGAGGAAGTGGTAACCGCCATCCATAAAGCGCTGGAAGTGGGCTATCGTTCGATCGATACCGCCACGGCCTACAAAAATGAAGACGGCGTTGGCAAAGCATTAGCCAGTGCAGGCGTGGCGCGCGAGGAACTCTTTATCACCACCAAACTGTGGAACGATGATCAGAAACGGCCGGCAGAAGCCTTGCAGGAGAGCCTGAAAAAACTCCAGCTCGACTATATCGATCTCTGGTTGATGCATTGGCCGGTTCCGGCAATCGATCATTACGTGGACGCCTGGAAAGGCATGATCGAACTGCAAAAACAGGGTCTGGTGAAGAGCATCGGCGTATGCAACTTCCAGATTCCTCACCTGCAAAGGATCATCGATGAAACCGGCGTAGCGCCGGTGATCAACCAGATCGAGCTGCACCCGCTGCTGCAGCAGCGCCAGCTCCATGCCTGGAATGCCACGCATAAGATCCAGACTGAATCCTGGAGCCCGCTGGCGCAGGGCGGCGAAGGTGTGTTTGATCAGAAAATTATTCGCGATCTGGCGGATAAATATGGCAAAACACCGGCGCAGGTGACGATCCGCTGGCATCTCGACAGCGGGCTGGTGGTGATCCCGAAATCGGTCACTCCGGCGCGTATTGCCGAAAACTTCGACGTCTGGGATTTCCGTCTGGACAAAGATGAGCTGGCAGAAATCGCCAAACTGGAACAGGGTAAACGGCTGGGGCCGGACCCGGATCAGTTCGGCGGTTAA
- the yqhD gene encoding alcohol dehydrogenase, whose translation MNNFNLHTPTRILFGKGAIADLRGQIPTGARVLITYGGGSVKKNGVLDQVYSALEGLDILEFSGIEPNPTYETLMKAVKIVREEHVTFLLAVGGGSVLDGTKFIAAAANYADGIDPWHILQTGGREIKSAIPMGSVLTLPATGSESNAGAVVSRKATGDKQAFHSAFVQPVFAVLDPVYTYTLPPRQVANGVIDAFVHTVEQYVTWPVNGKIQDRFAEGILLTLIEEGPKALQEPENYDVRANVMWAATQALNGLIGAGVPQDWATHMLGHELTAMHGLDHAQTLAIVLPALWNEKRETKREKLLQYAERVWNITEGSENERIDAAIAATRNFFERMGVPTRLSGYGLDGSSIPALLAKLEEHGMTQLGEHHDITLDVSRRIYEAAR comes from the coding sequence ATGAACAACTTCAATCTGCATACCCCGACCCGCATTCTGTTTGGTAAAGGCGCGATTGCCGACCTGCGTGGGCAAATCCCAACTGGCGCACGCGTGCTGATCACTTACGGTGGCGGTAGCGTGAAGAAAAACGGCGTACTGGATCAGGTTTACAGCGCGCTGGAAGGGCTGGACATTCTTGAATTCAGCGGTATCGAACCAAACCCGACTTACGAAACCCTGATGAAAGCCGTAAAAATTGTTCGCGAAGAACACGTCACCTTCCTGCTGGCCGTGGGTGGGGGTTCTGTGCTGGACGGCACCAAATTTATCGCCGCTGCGGCAAACTATGCTGACGGCATCGATCCGTGGCACATCCTGCAAACCGGCGGCAGAGAAATCAAAAGCGCTATTCCGATGGGTTCCGTGCTGACACTGCCCGCTACCGGCTCTGAATCCAATGCCGGTGCCGTGGTTTCACGCAAAGCCACAGGTGATAAGCAGGCATTCCACTCGGCGTTCGTTCAGCCGGTGTTTGCCGTATTGGATCCGGTGTATACCTACACTCTGCCGCCGCGCCAGGTGGCTAATGGTGTGATCGATGCGTTCGTGCACACCGTTGAGCAGTACGTTACCTGGCCGGTGAACGGCAAAATTCAGGATCGTTTTGCCGAAGGTATTCTGCTGACGCTTATCGAAGAAGGCCCGAAAGCACTGCAGGAACCGGAAAACTACGATGTTCGCGCCAACGTGATGTGGGCAGCGACACAGGCGCTGAACGGCCTGATTGGCGCGGGCGTACCGCAGGACTGGGCAACCCATATGCTGGGCCATGAACTGACCGCAATGCACGGGCTGGATCACGCGCAGACACTGGCGATTGTGCTGCCGGCGCTGTGGAATGAAAAACGTGAAACCAAACGCGAAAAACTGCTGCAATATGCAGAACGCGTATGGAATATCACTGAAGGTTCCGAAAATGAGCGCATTGATGCCGCAATCGCAGCCACCCGCAACTTCTTCGAACGTATGGGCGTACCGACGCGTCTTTCCGGCTACGGCCTTGACGGTAGCTCCATCCCGGCGCTGCTGGCGAAACTGGAAGAACATGGCATGACGCAACTTGGCGAACATCACGATATTACGCTGGATGTCAGCCGTCGTATCTACGAAGCGGCACGCTAA
- a CDS encoding AraC family transcriptional regulator, translated as MKREEICLQLTEKIKRLKINENRLAELLPDIRLLYGTQPGTRTPVMYLPGIVFLFSGHKIGYINERVFRYDTNEYLLLTVPLPFECETFATPEVPLAGLRLNVDILQLQELLMDIGEDEYFHPGAAASGINSAVLSEEILCAAERLLDVMEHPLDARILGKQIIREMLYHVLTGPRGEALLALVSRQTHFSLISRVLKRIESQYTENLSVDQLAAEANMSVSAFHHNFKSVTSTSPLQYLKTYRLHKARMLMVHDGMKASAAAIRVGYESPSQFSREFKRYFGLTPGEDVARIRLIQGA; from the coding sequence ATGAAGCGTGAAGAGATTTGCCTGCAACTGACAGAAAAAATTAAACGACTGAAAATTAACGAAAACCGTCTGGCTGAGTTATTGCCGGATATTCGCCTGCTGTACGGTACGCAACCGGGAACCCGCACGCCGGTGATGTACCTGCCAGGGATCGTTTTTCTCTTTTCCGGCCATAAAATTGGTTATATCAATGAAAGGGTGTTCCGTTATGACACCAATGAATATTTGCTGCTGACGGTTCCTCTGCCGTTTGAGTGTGAAACCTTCGCTACGCCGGAGGTGCCGCTGGCAGGGTTGCGCCTAAATGTCGATATCCTGCAGTTGCAGGAGCTGCTGATGGATATTGGTGAAGATGAATATTTCCACCCCGGCGCTGCGGCCAGCGGTATCAACTCGGCGGTACTGTCGGAAGAGATCCTCTGTGCGGCAGAACGTTTGCTGGATGTGATGGAGCATCCACTGGATGCCCGTATTCTCGGTAAGCAAATTATCCGTGAAATGCTGTATCACGTACTGACCGGGCCGCGCGGCGAAGCGCTGCTGGCGCTGGTCAGCCGTCAGACGCATTTTAGCCTGATCAGCCGCGTGCTGAAACGTATTGAAAGCCAGTACACGGAAAACCTCAGTGTGGATCAACTGGCGGCGGAAGCCAATATGAGCGTCTCGGCGTTTCACCACAACTTTAAGTCTGTTACCAGCACGTCGCCGTTGCAGTATTTGAAAACATACCGCCTGCACAAAGCGCGGATGCTGATGGTGCATGACGGCATGAAAGCCAGCGCGGCGGCAATACGCGTAGGGTATGAAAGCCCGTCGCAATTCAGCCGCGAATTTAAGCGCTATTTCGGCCTGACGCCGGGTGAAGATGTGGCAAGGATCCGCCTGATACAGGGCGCGTGA
- a CDS encoding DedA family protein codes for MAVIQDIIAALWHHDFAALANPHVVGVVYLVMFATLFLENGLLPASFLPGDSLLLLAGALVARGCMDFISTLAILTSAASLGCWLSYLQGKWLGNTRVVKSWLSHLPVKYHERATYMFDRHGLLALLAGRFLAFVRTLLPTMAGISGLSNRRFQLFNWLSALLWVAVVMSLGYAISMIPFVKRHEDQVMTFLMLLPLFLLVIGLVGAVTVVLKKKYCNV; via the coding sequence ATGGCTGTTATTCAAGATATTATTGCTGCGCTCTGGCATCACGACTTTGCTGCGCTGGCAAACCCACATGTTGTCGGTGTCGTTTATCTGGTGATGTTTGCTACGTTGTTTTTAGAAAACGGCTTGCTTCCTGCCTCATTTTTACCGGGCGACAGCCTTTTACTGCTCGCTGGCGCACTGGTTGCGCGCGGCTGCATGGACTTCATCTCCACCCTCGCGATCCTCACCAGCGCTGCCAGCCTCGGCTGCTGGCTGAGTTATCTGCAAGGAAAATGGCTCGGCAATACGCGGGTGGTAAAGAGCTGGCTGTCGCATCTGCCGGTGAAATATCACGAACGGGCAACCTATATGTTTGACCGTCATGGTCTGCTGGCGCTGCTGGCCGGTCGCTTTCTTGCGTTTGTGCGCACGTTGCTGCCTACCATGGCGGGCATTTCCGGCCTGTCGAACCGCCGCTTCCAGCTGTTTAACTGGCTGAGCGCACTGCTGTGGGTTGCCGTGGTGATGTCGCTGGGCTATGCCATCAGCATGATCCCTTTCGTCAAACGTCATGAAGATCAGGTGATGACCTTCCTGATGCTGCTGCCGCTGTTCCTGCTGGTGATTGGCCTTGTCGGCGCGGTCACCGTGGTGCTGAAGAAAAAGTATTGCAACGTCTGA
- the metC gene encoding cystathionine beta-lyase — MTAKHIDTALVNAGRSKKYTQGSVNSVIQRASSLVFDTVEAKKHATRNRANGELFYGRRGTLTHFSLQEAMCELEGGAGCALFPCGAAAVANTILAFVEQGDHVLMTNTAYEPSQDFCTKILAKLGVTTSWFDPLIGSSIVKLIQPNTKVVFLESPGSITMEVHDVPAIVQAVRSVAPEAIIMIDNTWAAGILFKALEFDIDISIQAATKYLIGHSDGMIGTAVSNARCWEQLRENAYLMGQMVDADTAYMTSRGLRTLGVRLRQHHESSLKIAEWLATHPQVARVNHPALPGSKGHEYWKRDFTGSSGLFSFVLNKRLSNEELAQYLDHFKLFSMAYSWGGYESLILANQPEQLAAIRPDGGVDFSGTLIRLHVGLENVDDLIEDLVAGFQRIV; from the coding sequence ATGACGGCGAAGCATATAGATACCGCTCTGGTAAACGCAGGGCGCAGTAAAAAGTACACGCAGGGTTCGGTGAACAGCGTTATCCAGCGCGCGTCTTCACTGGTATTCGACACGGTTGAAGCCAAAAAACATGCCACACGCAATCGCGCCAATGGTGAATTGTTTTACGGCCGTCGCGGCACGCTGACGCACTTCTCATTACAGGAAGCGATGTGCGAACTTGAAGGCGGTGCGGGCTGTGCGCTGTTCCCCTGTGGAGCGGCAGCGGTAGCCAATACTATTCTGGCGTTTGTCGAACAGGGCGATCATGTGTTGATGACCAACACGGCCTACGAGCCAAGCCAGGATTTCTGCACCAAAATTCTCGCCAAACTGGGCGTCACCACCAGTTGGTTTGACCCGCTGATCGGCTCCAGTATCGTCAAGCTGATCCAGCCCAACACCAAAGTGGTGTTTCTCGAATCTCCCGGTTCGATCACCATGGAAGTCCACGACGTTCCGGCCATTGTTCAGGCGGTGAGAAGCGTTGCGCCAGAGGCGATTATCATGATCGATAACACCTGGGCGGCGGGGATCCTGTTTAAGGCGCTGGAATTCGATATTGATATCTCCATTCAGGCCGCCACTAAATATCTGATTGGCCACTCCGACGGCATGATCGGTACGGCGGTATCGAATGCACGTTGTTGGGAACAACTGCGTGAAAATGCCTATCTGATGGGGCAAATGGTCGATGCCGACACGGCTTATATGACCAGCCGTGGTCTGCGTACGCTCGGCGTCCGTTTGCGTCAACATCATGAAAGCAGCCTGAAGATTGCCGAATGGCTGGCAACGCATCCGCAAGTGGCGCGCGTTAACCACCCTGCACTGCCTGGCAGTAAAGGTCATGAATACTGGAAACGCGACTTCACCGGCAGCAGCGGTTTGTTCTCGTTCGTGCTGAATAAACGACTAAGCAATGAAGAGCTGGCGCAATATCTCGACCACTTCAAACTGTTCAGCATGGCCTATTCATGGGGCGGCTATGAATCGCTGATTCTGGCGAACCAGCCAGAACAGCTCGCGGCGATTCGCCCGGATGGCGGCGTCGATTTCAGCGGAACATTAATCCGTCTGCATGTCGGTTTAGAGAATGTTGATGATCTGATTGAAGATTTAGTGGCAGGCTTCCAGCGCATCGTGTAA